CTCTTCTTTTTCAATCTTTTTCTCTTGTCTCGTAGCACGGTAATGATTGTATACTTCAATTGCTGCGCTGCTCCACTGCACAACTTGTGCTACTTTATCTGCATTATTTTCAATTTCATCTGTAACAGACTCTGAAACATTGCGAAGCTTCGTATTTAAAGAGTGAATCGTCGTTCCGATTCCATCTACACCTTCTACTACTTTATTTAGCGACTGTGACTTCTGTTGAATATCATCAGCTAACGCATTTGTCTTATGTAATAATTGCTCCGTCTCTACGCTTATTCCTTGCATTTGCTTTTCTAAACCTTCTAACGTACTTGCAACATTTTCTAACGTCTTCTGAACCGATAACAACGTTCTGCATACATACACTACTAATACAGCGAAAGCAACTGCAATAATAGCCGCACTTACGTATAAAAGAACTTGCATTTCATCACTTCCTTTATCTTTTTCATACTTTCTCTTATTATACAATCATTTTCCGTTTCGTTCTAATCCCTATCTTTTCATTAGAATTTTCATACTTATTCGTTAACTTTAACACAAATCATTCAACAAATTCCACTAAGTAGGTTACAATAGGAAAGGATACATAATTAGCAGGGAGGCTTTACATATGAAAGATCCACGTATTGAAAAGTTAGCATACAATTTAATTAACTACTCTATCCGCTTACAAAAAGGTGAGAAAGTATTAATTGAAAACTTTGGCTTACAAAAAGAACTTGTAACAGCACTTGTAAAAGAAGCATATGCAGCTGGTGGTTTCCCATTCGTTTCTTTAAAAGATCAT
This Bacillus mycoides DNA region includes the following protein-coding sequences:
- a CDS encoding DUF948 domain-containing protein, whose product is MQVLLYVSAAIIAVAFAVLVVYVCRTLLSVQKTLENVASTLEGLEKQMQGISVETEQLLHKTNALADDIQQKSQSLNKVVEGVDGIGTTIHSLNTKLRNVSESVTDEIENNADKVAQVVQWSSAAIEVYNHYRATRQEKKIEKEERKLEKAEQKAEKREKRSRLRMRGE